A region of the Clupea harengus chromosome 7, Ch_v2.0.2, whole genome shotgun sequence genome:
cagcgcagcacacacacacacacacacacatagacccagacacacacacacacagacaattacacacacacacacacacacacacatacatacactcacacactaacacacacacacacacgcacacacacacacacacacacacacacacacacacatgcacacacagtgtaaGGGAAGCTAGGCCCGGTTGGCTGCCAGAGAGAGGGTCTCAGTTACTCTGTGGTGGAAAACACGACCACTGTGGCTTAACCCCGCAAGTCCCAGCGAACCAAAAACAACCGAAACGCCGTCTGATCGGGGCAAGTCTTCATCCCAAGCTTTCTGTCATCAGTAGCGCCATTGGAGGCCATGTGGTTGAGTGTTTAGTGTGTCATCTGATCTCTGCCACGCCGCCAGTTTTGGGAACTTTGTTTTTTCAGCAAGACCACGGCCGGCCACTGCTCCGTCGGGTGAGAAGActgaggggagaagagaacacCTTTCCGGAAGACTCTTCTAGCCCCCCCTCAAATGAACCCCCACCTCACTCCCAGGGGCACCATCCACCAACACAGTAAGTCAGTGATGCAGGTCTTTCAAGTTTGACACGTGGCACCCCGGGAACAGAGATCACACACAGCAACCGTCACCAGTGGAAATACCAGTGGCGAGGAGGTGTTTTAGTCACATGTATGTTAGTAACACATCTCATTGACTGATTGTAGTATTGTTTGCCACAATGGGGTGACTTTTAACGTCACGGTGATACAGTGATAGAGGAAGAAGAAGTTGTCAAAGGTGTTTGGACTGAGAGAAGTGCTTGATTGAGGGAGGATATGttactctctccatctttctctctctttttctgtttttacctCTTTCACTCCCGCGGGTTGTCAGCAGggcttatgtttgtgtgttgggaggtgtgtgtgtttgccatgtggggaaaggggggggtggGTTCACCTTTCACAATAGTGCAAGGTAAAATTAGGTGAACCCTTCACGTTCTCGGAAATACCCCAAGCCTctagctcttcctcctcctcttcctccacatccacctcttcctcctcttcttcatagACACTGGGCTCCTCGATGGAGGCCTCCATGCGGTAGCAGTAGGGTTGGCCCTCGGTGTACTCGTAGATGGTGGGAAGACTGCTTTTAAGGCTGCAGCGGCGCCTCAGAGCCACCAGCAGGGGCTGTGGCATGGTAAAGATGTCCACATTGTTGCCCAGGTCGATCCACGCTAGGCAGGAAAAGCTCTTGGCGTCCTTGAGGACCTCGGATAGGTCCTTGACCACGTCCACAGTGAGCCGGTTGCCATTGAGCGCCAGTGTGTTAAGCTTGGGCAGCGCGGCTAGGGcgggcagcagcagccgcaggcCCTCGTCCCGCAGTTCACAGAAGCTCAGGTCCACAGCGGCTACAGCGCCCCCGCTGGTCTGGAGGTGGTACGTCACGTGCCGAACGTCACGAGTGGAGAGCGGGATTCCGGAAAGGTCCACGGCGTCGGTGGAGAGCTTCTTCTGGAGGGTATTTTTCAGGCTGTTTGTGAAAAGGAGATAGATaagaaaaaaatggagagagtcAGGCAAGAGAACAAATAAGAGCCATAAAGAATCTAGAAAGCTATTGAATGTCTCCAAGGGAGAGTGTCTGGTGCAGAGATAATTTCATATTTCATCAGGTTCCGAGTTAATGCCATGTTGACACTGAATAAGTAACTGAAAAGTCTTTCCAACCAAACCCAGATGGTAGtagaaatgttttttctttttctttctttctcagggTATTGAAATCACTAGGCCTGATTTCAAAGTAATACTTGAATCAGCTGTAGCGTAACCATAGAGAAACGCACTGGGGTTGCCCATAGTTCGCCTTTTGAAAGAGCAGCTGGCTGAGCTGTATGACCGGCAGCCATGGAACAAGAGGTGAATAGGAATTTACAGAGAAGGAGATCTTTCcccgggacagagagagagagagagagagagagagataatgagacagagagaaacaagcagaaagagaaagatggggagagTGGGCACGGCTGTTTTGGGGGCACGAAAGTAGAGTGGGATTTCTGTCACATTGTCTCCACTGTGCCGTTGCCTGGGGATTGGCCCTTGTGTGGCGAGTGGACTGAGGGCCAGGGGAAAGGAGGTGGGGCCCCGTAGAAGATTGGCGTAAGGGTCCCAGTGTACGGGATTTAGCAATGAGTCAacaagagagagcacagaaCATCCGCACTGCCacaacacgcatacacagaggctcaaagacacaacacacacacacacacacacacacaagtacagacacacacacacacacagtctttactGTATGTGGAAATGCACTTGATGAACTGTTTAACACCAGCTATTGAACTCTACAGGCATTAATAATAGTGAAGTAACACCTACATCCTTTAATAAAATGCCAAAGTTATTTTCAAATGCCACAAGATATTCCTAGAGTGGCATCTATAGTAAATCACATACTCGTGAGTCATTATGCAAAGGTATATTTACAGCTCTGAAATGTGATTTGTCTCAGTCAACGGAgtcaaaggggaaaaaaaagcatttaaaaaaaaacactttaatttTAACTTCATACCAATTTCATACAAAATTCATCACTGTGAATTCaccttcttcctctccacctcaATGAAACTAACATGTGTTTAAATGGTGCTTTGCCCAACAAAACCCACAGCCTGTCAACTCTGCCTTTATTTCTTTTATGTCGACGCAACTTTGTAATGTGAAGCTGTTTGCCTTTGTGCGGCTGCAATGGTAATCGTCCACACAATTGCCGTAATCCTGAATACAACAGtgaacccacccaccccacccccccgccagacccacccacacacccccccccttctgctTGCAGTGCTCTGTGGCTCCGTGTTTGGACAGCTCGCTTGTTGTCCCTGCTCCTAGCCTGGGGCAGATGTTCCAGCGACTCCTGGCTTTGTGCTGCTACTCGGCTAgggccatcatcatcatcagcagcagcagcagcagcaggcaccCCGATCAGAGGCACTAAAGGggctgagatggaggcagagtCTGTGCTAATGGGACTGGGGTGTATTTCACAATCAAGTGATGAGGTTTGGAGGAaacctttcctctttctctccgtctgtcatgcttattctctctctctcgctctctctctctctctctctctccgtgaaTTAAACAAAATGGATGATTTGGTAGTTGAAGAAATGAGGAAAGTCAATGTgcgcagggagggagagggagagatgtggagTCCACACATGAGGCTGTGAGGCTGTATCGTTCAGCAGTGTTGctctaacatttacatttactttgaTTCATTagacagacgcttttatccaaacagAGGGTTAAGGAGAAGCACATGAGAATAAGCGCCAAAGAGGAgagtttgtatatatatatatatagaaccGTCATATCAAACCCTTATGCTatggcagtttgtgtgtgtgtgtgtgtgtgtgtgtgtgtgtgtgtgtgtgtgtgtgtgtgtgtgtgtgtgtgtgtgtgtgtcctttccaTGGACCAGCGACTTTCTTTCAATTGCACTGCAGGGCTACTGTCGAAGTTGACTATTGATTTCCGCCTTAGACGGCCATTTCATACCTCTTTACTTCCCTGtgcttctctgtcttccttcttcctctatCTGTATTTCTGTCCTATTTATAATCTGACTGAAGTACACTCGTGGTGATGATTATTCAGTTGTGCGTGTAACAGTAGGGGGTCCGCTCCTCTCATGGTGTTGGTGCATCTCTATTTTCTCCTCTCATTGgcggcctgtctgtctgaaagctctGTATCGACACACCAGCCATTAGCGACCGTGCTCACCTCTCTCTGACATCGTCTGGTCGATagccacacagacccacacaggagagtgtgcgcacacacacacacacacacacacacacacacacacacacacacacacacacacacacacacgcacacacgctctaCAGAAACCTAGCTAACCTCTAATTGgcggacagatacacacacatacattaaagtAACCCACCCACTCGTGTGCCTGttctctcactcagacacatacacacacacacacacacacacacgcacacacgcacacatacacactcacacaccagcacacacttacaaactccCTCCttcctactacacacacatgttcccacAAGGATAGTTCGGCCCCATAGCAACAAAATGCCTTTGAACCGAAATCCTGATAATCTATACagctacacacctacacagtgtACCCTAACCTTCATGAGAAATGGACAGATGTTAAAAAAAGCTTGTTCCATTCTCCATCTAGAATTACACTCATTTCCATGTCAGTGATGATATTCCCAAACCATTACATCTTCATTTTTCTTTACTGCAAACTGCTGTgtgacaaacaagcaaacaggcTTCACAGGCTGAGGCATATCAGGATTCCAAAATAAATATGACCAATTAGACATAATTTGGTGAAAAGCAGACTGTATACGACCCATAGTTAGCATGCACAGTGCTTTCTTTCTGTTCAGGCGTGTCAGTGGCAAAACAAAATAACTCTTCTCTGCAAGTGTTCTCTGCGATTTTCAGCATTATATTTCTGGGGTTTCTTAAAAGATTTCATGAgattcatgatgatgatgacaagaAGGGCTGATGGACAACCTTCACAGGGATCAGTTAGCAGGTGTTCATATGTAAAGTGAAAGAATGTGAAACACATTGGGCTGCTTCTCCTTCAACCTCAAGGTCACGACTGAACCTCGCCATAAATAATGTAGCCACACATTTTGTTATTCGTCTGGCAGCATATTTCAATTACCTCACACTgacaggaaggagggagaatGCAGAGCGAGAACAAACAGACTCACAAGCTACATTTGATATCATTTTTATCAACTGTGTCAAGAGCTATTGTTTGGAGATCCCTGACCCAGATAAAATAGCTACTGTGATACGGTTAGCAGAAGCAACACTTAGTGATAATGTTGGCACCaactctctcatgctctcaaGGCTATCCGGTTTGGAGACTGAAGTGCTCTCTGTCCAAGCTGCTATCTGGGATCTATACACACTGCACAGGCTCGGATGGCTAAtagccacacacatcacataatgCAGTCTCACAGGGGCCGGTATGAGTCATGGGCATTAGTATCAGCACTCCGTCTTCACCACAGCATGATGAGGGATGGAGGCTTCCTCAGCCTTTAAAATCAGCCTTTAAAATCACCCCCAGTGGAGCCCattgaggagggggagggagtcaCGAGCTGCCTGATAGATGTCTGTCCAGCTCAAGGCAATGAATCTTACCAGCTGTAATCAGCTACCAgtggagagaaagcgagagagggagggagatacttTGAGAGGAGTGAAGTTCAGCTGGTTGGGAAAAATCTTATTTATATAACAAGCTGGAGGGCTTGCTGACATTTGGTGcttggtggagaggtggagagaacatgcacgtgtgcgcgcacacactcacaaacacacacacacacacacacacacacacacacacacactcgcacaaacacaaacacccttctctttttctgccgAGTCACTTTAGATCCGAacatcttcttcttcatttcGCCCCCGTGCTATGGAAACACGGCGTGGTGATATCTGCGGGGAGCAGGTGTCCTTTCCTTTTAGCACAAGGCTGAAATTCAATTTATTTTCCAAATAtaaccccgccccctccccccctcccccccccccccccccccccccccccccccccccccttctcccaccACCCCTCTGGTCGTCCGCCGGGGCTCGTCTGGCGGAGACACGACTGAGTCTTATTCCTCTGAATGCCAGGATGATTCTCTCGGCATGTGCCTTATCCCTCTACACAATTCTTTTCAGAGCCCTGGCTCGGTGTCCTTTCACTGGTGACATTTGTGTGATGTTGGCACCCGAGGAgcaatctctgtgtgtgtgtgtgtgtgtgtgtgtgtgtgtgtgtgtgtgtgtgtgtgtgtgtgtgtgtgtgtgtgtgtgtgtgtgtgtgtgtgtgtgtgtgtgtgtgtgtgtgtgtgtgtgtgtgtgtgtgtgtctgtgtgtgtgtgtgtgtgtgtgtgtgtgtgtgtatgtatctacatctgtgtgtctgtgtgtgtgtctcagataaagagaagagaagagaagagaagagaagagaagggaagagaagagaagagagagagacacgcacacaaaagtCAGATGTGGAGATATGAAAGCTGTAGGAGGCAAGAAAAAATATCTTAGGGTGGAAGTATGAAAGGAAAATCAAAAGATGAAATGAAATTATGATAGAAGGGGATATGGGGAAACGGgagatgagggaaagagagaaagatggagagagacagagagagagagagagagacacacacagaagtgcagTGGGAAACTTTGATGTTGCTTTAATGCTGACTTTATTTACTTGTTGAGTCAGTGATGGTTGTGACTCACACCAAAGTCGATTACTCTCTGGCAGTCACACGAGAAGGCTACCAACCCCATCAGGCATTACACCAGCAAAGAATAACCTTAATCCTACATGTCAACACCCAAAACCTCAGCACTTGTACTTGCAGTCTACAATTGTGTGCCTAACTCTGAAATTGTCTAAAGAAAATCTCTATACTCCagttttgttttcaacaaaAGTAATAAGGAAAAACTACGTCACTTGCTTCAAAGGCACCTGAGGCTTTGACTCACTTTCACATGTTgcctttatttatattttcgGCTATTTATTTGTGTGCTTCGCTTGTCAGTAGGAGTTATGCTCACAGTGAACTCATAACACATCTCCTGGCAACCACTGACTTATAGTGACATCCATTTCACTTCATGAGAGGTTTTCTGAAGGGGGGGCGAGGGCCTGTGCGATGgcgggttttttttctctctcttaaacacacaattGTGTTCCATATGTAAAGGTCTGATATCACgtatgtaaataaaaacataatttggGATGGCATACTAGCTTAGCATTCAGAATTTCAGTGCACAGTCTGTAGACAGTCTGTAGGTTTTCTCACTAAACCTAATTCAAATCTGTAATATATTGTTGGCCAGTGAAAGATAGGTGCAACATGGTATGTTATGTATGGTATGTGTATGGGAGTAGACTGTTTAGTATCTGTTTTTGATATCTCTCGTCTCTCAACTTTGAATGAACTGTCTGACTTCTTTTGTAACATATTGGGAATTGTCCGAGGCAATTACAATGTGTGACACTCACCCTGcaacctctgtctgtctgtcacaacaGATTAGTGACAGTTGTGGATACGTGCAGACaaaagctatgtgtgtgtgtgtgtgtgtctgtgtatttgtgtgttgagtgttttatTGCCACGCTGCACCTTCAaagatgaaataaaataaaaaatgcattaTGGAATAGCATTagtaattagtggatgtggccatgaagtcattctttatcagccaatcacaatgattcgacCATACCTTTTTAACATTCACACTGAGCTCAATAGAGCAAAGCAAAATATTTCCGGAGCGATTTACACCAGAGGCGGAGGTTCGTGTGCAGGAGGTCTGCCAaacatgaaatcatttagaagtttcacaggaaaaggtgttgctttgaaggaactAATTTATACATGGAACTCCCATGTCTGTGTGCGGAACTCTGTGTGCggaactctgtgtctgtgtgcggaaCTCCCG
Encoded here:
- the lrrc75ba gene encoding leucine-rich repeat-containing protein 75B, whose amino-acid sequence is MGSRLSRQNSLDNENFSRRRRKHLDSTGESDRSGSRGSGDFLFTSLMLKSDKLPGMLRRTNHSPYVRRVTWIREIQKLLRERKLDQATDVLKLLRKDLGLEGTSLNDILYKNAAFLNLVDPISHELLLSLARDMQCPKKDAQDTLKSSDKICRQLIYHLTPHSKWLRKSMSRRKSQACLKNTLQKKLSTDAVDLSGIPLSTRDVRHVTYHLQTSGGAVAAVDLSFCELRDEGLRLLLPALAALPKLNTLALNGNRLTVDVVKDLSEVLKDAKSFSCLAWIDLGNNVDIFTMPQPLLVALRRRCSLKSSLPTIYEYTEGQPYCYRMEASIEEPSVYEEEEEEVDVEEEEEEELEAWGISENVKGSPNFTLHYCER